In one Parvibaculum sp. genomic region, the following are encoded:
- a CDS encoding acyl-CoA dehydrogenase family protein yields the protein MSLNAGYKSPWLNEELEILQGAVAKFYEREFQPHVERWEDQGCVDRDAWLKAGEAGILCASIKEEYGGGGGNFAHEMVIAEEQGRAGISGFGNSVHSGIVAHYIQSYGTEDQKKKWLPKMASGEIVGAIAMTEPGTGSDLQGVKTTAKKSGNQYVVNGQKTFITNGQQANLICVVAKTDPAGGAKGTSLIMVETDEAEGFRRGRNLKKMGQKAQDTSELFFDEVKVPTSNLLGTEEGKGFFQLMQQLPQERLIISVQACVAMEMALKYTTDYVKERTAFGQRILDFQNTQFKLAECKTEATIARVFVDDCAVKLLDGKLDATTAAMAKWWTTQKENEIIDTCLQFFGGYGYMMEYPIAKLYTNARIQKIYGGTNEIMKMLVARTL from the coding sequence ATGAGTCTGAATGCCGGTTACAAATCGCCTTGGCTGAACGAGGAACTTGAAATCCTCCAGGGCGCGGTCGCCAAGTTCTATGAAAGGGAATTCCAGCCGCATGTCGAGCGCTGGGAGGACCAGGGCTGCGTCGATCGCGACGCCTGGCTGAAGGCGGGCGAAGCCGGTATTCTCTGCGCGTCGATCAAGGAGGAATACGGCGGCGGCGGCGGCAATTTCGCCCATGAAATGGTGATCGCCGAAGAGCAGGGCCGCGCCGGCATTTCCGGCTTCGGCAACTCCGTGCATTCGGGCATCGTCGCCCACTACATCCAGTCCTACGGCACCGAGGATCAGAAGAAGAAGTGGCTGCCGAAAATGGCGTCGGGCGAAATCGTCGGCGCCATCGCGATGACCGAACCCGGCACCGGCTCCGATCTGCAGGGCGTCAAGACGACGGCGAAGAAGTCCGGCAACCAGTATGTGGTCAACGGCCAGAAGACCTTCATCACCAACGGCCAGCAGGCAAACCTCATTTGCGTCGTCGCCAAGACCGATCCGGCCGGCGGCGCTAAGGGCACCTCGCTGATCATGGTCGAAACCGACGAGGCCGAAGGCTTCCGCCGCGGCCGCAACCTGAAGAAGATGGGCCAGAAGGCGCAGGACACGTCCGAGCTTTTCTTCGACGAAGTGAAAGTGCCGACCTCGAACCTGCTCGGCACCGAGGAAGGCAAGGGCTTCTTCCAGTTGATGCAGCAGTTGCCGCAGGAACGCCTCATTATTTCGGTGCAGGCCTGCGTCGCGATGGAAATGGCGCTGAAATACACGACCGACTATGTGAAGGAGCGCACCGCCTTCGGCCAGCGCATCCTCGATTTCCAGAACACGCAGTTCAAGCTCGCCGAATGCAAGACCGAAGCGACCATCGCCCGCGTCTTTGTCGACGACTGCGCGGTGAAGCTTCTCGACGGCAAGCTCGACGCCACGACAGCCGCCATGGCCAAGTGGTGGACGACGCAGAAGGAAAACGAAATCATCGACACCTGTCTGCAGTTCTTCGGCGGCTATGGCTACATGATGGAATATCCGATCGCCAAGCTCTACACGAATGCCCGCATCCAGAAGATCTACGGCGGCACCAACGAAATCATGAAAATGCTGGTCGCCCGCACGCTCTGA
- a CDS encoding acetyl-CoA C-acetyltransferase, whose protein sequence is MTECFVYDTVRTPRGKGKKDGALHEVTALELSTQTLKAIRDRNGLDTSKVDDVVLGCVDPVGEQGGDIARIAVLNADYAQTTAGVQINRFCASGLEATNMAAAKVMSGEADMAIGGGVESMSRVGMGASGGAWSSDPNIAFKSYFTPQGIGADLVCTKYGFTRTDVDAYAVESQKRAKNAWDKGYFAKSVIPVKDINGLTILDHDEHMRPEATMQSLAALQPSFASLGEFAFDGIALDRYPEVEEIVHVHHAGNSSGIVDGASAVLVGNAATGKGMGLKPRARIRAMASIGSEPCIMLTGPADVSRKVLAKAGMKPEDIDLYELNEAFASVVLRMMQALDIPHEKMNVNGGAIAMGHPLGATGGMILGTVLDELERRDLNTALITLCVGAGMGTATIIERV, encoded by the coding sequence ATGACCGAATGTTTTGTCTACGACACCGTGCGCACGCCGCGCGGCAAGGGCAAGAAGGACGGCGCGCTGCACGAAGTGACCGCGCTCGAACTCTCGACCCAGACCTTGAAAGCGATCCGCGACCGCAACGGCCTCGACACCTCGAAGGTCGACGACGTCGTGCTCGGCTGCGTCGACCCCGTCGGCGAGCAGGGCGGCGACATTGCCCGCATCGCCGTGCTGAATGCCGACTACGCGCAGACGACCGCCGGCGTGCAGATCAACCGCTTCTGCGCCTCCGGCCTCGAAGCGACCAACATGGCGGCCGCCAAGGTCATGTCCGGCGAAGCCGATATGGCGATCGGTGGCGGCGTCGAGTCGATGTCGCGCGTCGGCATGGGCGCGTCGGGCGGCGCCTGGTCGTCCGATCCCAACATCGCCTTCAAGTCCTATTTCACGCCGCAGGGGATCGGCGCCGATCTCGTCTGCACCAAATACGGCTTCACCCGCACCGATGTCGACGCTTATGCGGTCGAAAGCCAGAAACGCGCGAAGAATGCCTGGGACAAGGGCTATTTTGCGAAGTCCGTCATCCCGGTGAAGGACATCAACGGCCTCACCATTCTCGATCACGACGAGCACATGCGCCCCGAGGCGACCATGCAGTCGCTGGCCGCGCTGCAGCCTTCCTTCGCCTCGCTTGGCGAGTTTGCCTTCGATGGCATCGCGCTCGACCGCTACCCGGAAGTCGAAGAGATCGTCCATGTCCATCACGCCGGCAATTCGTCCGGCATCGTCGATGGCGCGTCCGCCGTTCTCGTCGGCAATGCGGCCACCGGCAAGGGCATGGGCCTGAAGCCGCGCGCCCGCATCCGCGCCATGGCCTCGATCGGTTCGGAGCCCTGCATCATGTTGACGGGCCCGGCCGATGTGTCGCGCAAGGTGCTGGCCAAGGCCGGCATGAAGCCCGAGGACATCGACCTCTATGAGCTGAACGAAGCCTTCGCCTCCGTCGTGTTGCGCATGATGCAGGCGCTCGACATTCCGCACGAAAAGATGAACGTCAATGGCGGCGCCATCGCGATGGGCCATCCGCTCGGCGCCACCGGCGGCATGATCCTCGGCACCGTGCTCGACGAGCTCGAACGCCGCGATCTCAACACCGCCCTCATCACGCTCTGCGTCGGCGCGGGCATGGGCACCGCCACCATCATCGAACGCGTGTGA
- a CDS encoding 3-hydroxyacyl-CoA dehydrogenase NAD-binding domain-containing protein: protein MTTYENFKFDVDADGIALVTWDMPGRSMNVLSQSSMADMAAIIEKIMSDDAIKGAVLTSGKDAFCAGADLSMMGGQAGGGSGGGSQEERVKAMYEGNLKFNMLLRSLETCGKPVVAAINGTALGGGLEVTLACHYRVASDNPKTQIGLPEAKVGLLPGGGGTQRLPRLIGAQAALPLILQGTSLDPQKALKAGIVHKVVPAAELIAAAKAWLKEGLAQPKVKLGKKGPEVYAIAIQPWDREGYKVPGGDPHSKGGGQVFTIGNATLHKQTHGNFPAQKFIMSCVYEGLQVPIEAGLRIETRYFTKLLMDPRSKAMIRSLFLSMQELAKGARRPAGIAPFQVKKLGILGAGMMGAGIAYVSAQAGMEVVLLDTDQANAEKGKAYSEKLLAKALERGKTTQEKADKLLGLIKPTTNYDDLKGADLVIEAVFESRDIKAEVTKKAEPMLAAGGIYGSNTSTLPITGLAEAAAKPDNFIGIHFFSPVDKMQLVEIIMGKKTSDETLAKAMDYVKQIRKTPIVVNDSRGFYTSRCFGTYVGEGLAMLGEGVPPAMIENVGRMTSMPMAPLALNDEVSLDLAYKVREQTKKDLGDKYVGSPADDLVKKMVVDLGRVGKKAGKGFYDYPADGKKKLWPGLADLVGKAQNPDDLDVQELKNRFLYIQALEAARCFEEGVVTDVRDADVGAILGWGFAPWAGGPLSLIDMVGTAAFVEACDKLAQKYGPRFTPSKLLRDMASKGETFYGRFAPNKEKAAA, encoded by the coding sequence ATGACCACGTATGAAAACTTCAAATTCGACGTCGACGCCGACGGCATCGCCCTCGTCACCTGGGACATGCCCGGCCGTTCGATGAACGTGCTTTCGCAAAGCTCGATGGCCGACATGGCCGCGATCATCGAAAAGATCATGTCCGACGACGCCATCAAGGGCGCCGTGCTGACCTCCGGCAAGGACGCCTTCTGCGCCGGCGCCGATCTTTCGATGATGGGCGGTCAGGCCGGCGGCGGTTCCGGCGGCGGTTCGCAGGAAGAGCGCGTCAAGGCGATGTATGAGGGCAACCTCAAATTCAACATGCTGCTGCGCTCGCTCGAAACCTGCGGCAAGCCCGTGGTCGCCGCAATCAACGGCACGGCGCTGGGCGGCGGCCTCGAAGTCACGCTCGCCTGCCACTACCGCGTCGCGTCGGACAATCCGAAAACGCAGATCGGCCTCCCCGAAGCGAAGGTCGGTCTCCTGCCCGGCGGCGGCGGCACGCAGCGCCTGCCGCGTCTCATCGGCGCGCAGGCCGCACTGCCGCTGATCCTGCAAGGCACCTCGCTCGATCCGCAAAAGGCATTGAAGGCCGGCATCGTCCACAAGGTCGTGCCCGCCGCCGAACTGATCGCGGCCGCCAAGGCGTGGCTGAAGGAAGGCCTCGCCCAGCCGAAAGTGAAACTCGGCAAGAAAGGCCCGGAAGTTTATGCCATCGCCATCCAGCCCTGGGACCGCGAAGGCTACAAGGTGCCGGGCGGCGATCCGCATTCGAAGGGCGGTGGTCAGGTCTTCACCATCGGCAACGCGACGTTGCACAAGCAGACGCATGGCAATTTCCCGGCGCAGAAATTCATCATGTCCTGCGTCTATGAAGGCCTGCAGGTGCCGATCGAGGCGGGCTTGCGCATCGAGACGCGCTACTTCACCAAGCTGCTGATGGACCCGCGTTCGAAGGCGATGATCCGTTCGCTCTTCCTCTCGATGCAGGAACTGGCGAAAGGCGCGCGCCGCCCGGCGGGCATCGCGCCCTTCCAGGTGAAGAAGCTCGGCATACTCGGCGCCGGCATGATGGGCGCCGGCATCGCTTACGTCTCGGCGCAGGCCGGAATGGAAGTGGTGCTTCTCGATACCGATCAGGCGAATGCCGAAAAGGGCAAGGCCTATTCGGAGAAGCTGCTGGCGAAGGCGCTCGAACGCGGCAAGACCACGCAGGAGAAGGCCGACAAGCTGCTCGGCCTCATCAAGCCGACGACGAATTACGACGACCTCAAAGGCGCCGATCTCGTCATCGAAGCGGTCTTCGAAAGCCGCGACATCAAGGCCGAAGTGACGAAGAAGGCCGAACCGATGCTCGCCGCCGGCGGCATCTACGGCTCCAACACCTCGACGCTGCCGATCACCGGCCTTGCCGAAGCCGCCGCCAAGCCGGACAACTTCATCGGCATCCATTTCTTCTCGCCCGTCGACAAGATGCAGCTTGTCGAAATCATCATGGGCAAGAAGACGAGCGACGAGACGCTCGCCAAGGCGATGGATTACGTGAAGCAGATCCGCAAGACGCCGATCGTCGTCAACGACTCCAGAGGCTTCTACACCTCGCGTTGCTTCGGCACCTATGTCGGCGAAGGTCTCGCGATGCTGGGCGAAGGCGTGCCCCCCGCGATGATCGAGAATGTCGGCCGCATGACCAGCATGCCGATGGCGCCGCTCGCCTTGAACGACGAAGTCTCGCTCGACCTCGCCTACAAGGTGCGCGAGCAGACGAAGAAGGACCTCGGCGACAAATATGTCGGCTCGCCTGCCGACGATCTCGTCAAGAAGATGGTGGTGGACCTCGGCCGCGTCGGCAAGAAGGCCGGCAAGGGTTTCTACGACTATCCCGCTGACGGCAAGAAGAAGCTCTGGCCGGGCCTCGCCGATCTCGTCGGCAAAGCCCAAAACCCCGACGACCTCGATGTGCAGGAGCTGAAAAACCGCTTCCTCTACATTCAGGCGCTGGAAGCGGCGCGCTGCTTCGAGGAAGGCGTGGTAACGGACGTGCGCGACGCCGATGTCGGTGCGATCCTCGGCTGGGGCTTCGCGCCCTGGGCCGGCGGCCCGCTGTCGCTGATCGACATGGTGGGCACGGCAGCCTTTGTCGAAGCCTGCGACAAGCTCGCCCAGAAATACGGGCCCCGCTTCACGCCGTCGAAGCTGCTGCGCGACATGGCCTCGAAGGGCGAAACCTTCTATGGCCGCTTCGCCCCCAACAAGGAGAAGGCGGCGGCCTGA
- a CDS encoding GlxA family transcriptional regulator, whose protein sequence is MMLAYADAQILDIAGPLQILSTALLPDGRPAYAIELVSADPGPVMTTSGLVLHASRAMADVPPRDLAALDVLMVTGGLGSRDAMEDERLLAFVRKAAAPAGRVVSICTGAVILAAAGLLDGRRATTHWAYAPIMRKRFPAVTVEEDAIYVRDGKFWTSAGVTAGMDLALALVEEDLGRDMALTLARHHVMYLMRPGGQSQFSAQLAAQRIADTRLARVCAFVIENPCADLSVPALASRAAMSERSFARRFAEETGITPAQFVERARLDEACRRLADSDMPLDAVSADAGFGAAERMRRAFIRHLGVTPGRYRERFRTARRDLLPSPETSGVQHHSPSAQDAHA, encoded by the coding sequence ATGATGCTCGCCTATGCCGACGCCCAGATTCTCGACATCGCCGGCCCCTTGCAAATCTTGAGCACAGCGCTGCTGCCCGATGGCCGCCCGGCCTATGCGATCGAACTCGTATCCGCCGATCCCGGCCCGGTCATGACGACAAGCGGCCTTGTACTGCACGCCAGCCGCGCCATGGCCGATGTGCCGCCGCGCGATCTGGCGGCGCTCGATGTCTTGATGGTGACGGGCGGCCTCGGCTCGCGCGACGCGATGGAAGACGAGCGCCTGCTGGCTTTCGTCCGCAAGGCCGCCGCGCCCGCCGGCCGCGTCGTCTCGATTTGCACCGGCGCCGTCATCCTCGCCGCCGCCGGCCTGCTGGATGGCCGCCGCGCCACGACCCATTGGGCCTATGCGCCGATCATGCGCAAGCGCTTCCCCGCCGTCACGGTGGAAGAAGATGCGATCTATGTGCGCGACGGCAAGTTCTGGACAAGCGCGGGCGTCACCGCCGGCATGGACCTCGCGCTGGCGCTGGTCGAGGAGGATCTCGGCCGCGACATGGCGCTCACGCTTGCGCGTCATCATGTGATGTATCTGATGCGCCCCGGCGGCCAGTCGCAATTTTCGGCGCAGCTCGCCGCCCAGCGCATCGCCGACACGCGCCTTGCCCGCGTCTGCGCTTTCGTCATTGAAAATCCGTGTGCCGATCTTTCCGTGCCGGCGCTGGCGTCGCGCGCCGCCATGAGCGAACGCAGTTTCGCCCGCCGCTTCGCCGAGGAAACCGGCATCACCCCGGCGCAATTCGTCGAGCGCGCCCGCCTCGACGAAGCCTGCCGCCGCCTCGCCGACAGCGACATGCCGCTCGATGCCGTCTCGGCCGATGCCGGTTTCGGCGCCGCCGAGCGCATGCGCCGCGCCTTCATCCGCCACCTCGGCGTCACGCCCGGCCGCTACCGCGAAAGATTCCGCACCGCCCGGCGCGATCTTCTCCCCTCGCCGGAAACATCCGGGGTCCAACATCATTCACCCTCCGCACAGGACGCGCATGCATGA
- a CDS encoding DJ-1/PfpI family protein, with protein MTAAPARNRTIGILIFDDVEELDFVGPYEVFTMSNEAHGFEGRERPDTVLLISETGGSVTGAKGMRVEAHVSIADAPKLDLLLVPGGQGTRREVENEKLLAWIARQDTAEWVTSVCTGALILCAAGAAKGKRVTTHWAFIEQLRKRGEASEVLENIRYVRDGNVVTAAGVSAGIDMALWLTGQMHGEAHARLTQRLMEYDPAPPYSAAV; from the coding sequence ATGACCGCCGCACCCGCAAGAAACCGCACCATCGGCATCCTGATTTTCGACGACGTCGAGGAGCTTGATTTCGTCGGCCCCTATGAAGTCTTCACCATGTCGAACGAGGCGCATGGGTTCGAGGGCCGCGAGCGTCCCGACACCGTATTGCTGATCTCGGAAACGGGCGGTTCCGTCACCGGCGCCAAGGGCATGCGCGTCGAAGCGCATGTGTCGATCGCCGATGCACCGAAGCTCGATCTGCTGCTGGTGCCGGGCGGGCAGGGCACGCGCCGCGAAGTCGAGAACGAAAAGCTGCTGGCATGGATCGCGCGCCAGGACACTGCCGAATGGGTAACAAGCGTCTGCACCGGCGCGTTGATCCTTTGCGCGGCCGGTGCGGCGAAGGGCAAGCGTGTCACCACCCATTGGGCTTTCATCGAGCAGCTCCGCAAGCGCGGCGAAGCATCGGAAGTGCTTGAAAACATCCGCTATGTTCGCGACGGCAATGTCGTGACCGCCGCCGGCGTTTCGGCTGGCATCGACATGGCGCTCTGGCTCACCGGCCAGATGCACGGTGAAGCCCATGCGCGCCTGACGCAGCGCCTGATGGAATACGACCCCGCGCCGCCCTATAGCGCCGCCGTCTGA
- a CDS encoding alpha/beta hydrolase → MSGSNPFDPKLYTADAISAETKAINDAIIKAMDGAPDWWDIGAQEVRDARARGDGPFPLAPKSPRARTIEIDGKGGKIALRVIAPDNPKGVYLHIHGGGWTLGAADQQDPLLERIADNVGLACVSVEYRLAPEHPYPAGPDDCEAAAVWLVKNAKKEFGTDKLTIGGESAGGHLSAVTVLRMRDRHGYTGFKGANLVFGAFDMSMTPSQRAFGNERLILRTLDIQKFGDAFMPPHVDRRDPDVSPLYADLKGLCPALFTVGTRDALLDDSLFMYTRWIAAGNEAELGIYPGGAHGFVAFPGELARAANAQADAFLKRVVG, encoded by the coding sequence ATGTCAGGCAGCAATCCGTTCGACCCGAAGCTCTACACCGCCGATGCCATTTCGGCCGAAACGAAGGCCATCAACGACGCCATTATCAAGGCAATGGACGGCGCGCCCGACTGGTGGGACATCGGCGCACAGGAAGTGCGCGACGCGCGCGCCCGCGGCGACGGTCCCTTCCCGCTGGCGCCGAAATCGCCCCGCGCCCGCACAATTGAGATAGATGGCAAGGGCGGCAAGATCGCGCTGCGCGTTATCGCGCCCGACAATCCGAAAGGCGTCTATCTGCATATTCACGGCGGCGGCTGGACGCTCGGCGCCGCCGACCAGCAGGACCCGCTGCTCGAGCGCATCGCGGACAATGTCGGTCTTGCCTGTGTCAGCGTCGAATACCGCCTGGCACCGGAACATCCCTATCCGGCGGGCCCGGACGATTGCGAAGCGGCGGCGGTCTGGCTGGTGAAAAACGCGAAGAAGGAATTCGGCACCGACAAGCTGACCATCGGCGGCGAAAGCGCCGGCGGGCACCTGTCGGCCGTCACGGTCCTGCGCATGCGCGACCGTCATGGCTACACCGGCTTCAAGGGCGCCAATCTCGTCTTCGGCGCCTTCGACATGTCGATGACGCCGAGCCAGCGCGCCTTCGGCAACGAACGCCTGATCCTCCGCACGCTCGACATCCAGAAATTCGGCGACGCCTTCATGCCGCCCCATGTCGACCGGCGCGACCCCGATGTCTCCCCCCTTTATGCCGACCTCAAGGGCCTCTGTCCGGCGCTCTTCACCGTCGGCACGCGCGACGCCCTGCTGGACGACAGCCTGTTCATGTACACGCGCTGGATCGCCGCCGGCAACGAAGCCGAACTCGGCATCTATCCGGGCGGCGCCCACGGCTTCGTCGCCTTCCCCGGCGAACTGGCCCGCGCCGCCAACGCTCAGGCCGACGCCTTCCTGAAGCGCGTGGTGGGGTAG
- a CDS encoding crotonase/enoyl-CoA hydratase family protein: MPFEHILYERQGRIATITLNRPDRLNAIAAGMPRELARAVEQANDDDDVHVIVLTGAGRAFCAGYDLKDFAETPARNQGAGTPAGDPRPWDPMVDFNMMHANTRDFMSLWRCHKPTIAKVRGFAVAGGSDIALCCDMVVMAEDAKIGYPPARVWGCPTTAMWVYRLGPERAKRMLFTGDLVTGAEAAEMGLVLEAVPDDDLDARVEALAARMAGVPRNQLMMQKLLVNQAYENMGLQTTQMFATLFDGITRHSPEGVWFKQRAEQVGFQQAVKERDGDAPIADGVSRPTWKF, from the coding sequence ATGCCCTTCGAGCACATTCTCTATGAGCGGCAGGGCCGCATCGCCACCATCACGCTGAACCGCCCCGACCGCCTCAACGCCATAGCCGCCGGCATGCCGCGCGAGCTCGCCCGTGCCGTCGAGCAGGCGAACGACGATGACGACGTGCACGTGATCGTGCTGACCGGCGCCGGCCGCGCCTTCTGCGCCGGCTACGACCTCAAGGACTTCGCGGAAACCCCGGCGCGCAATCAGGGCGCGGGCACACCGGCGGGCGATCCGCGTCCCTGGGACCCGATGGTCGACTTCAACATGATGCATGCCAACACGCGGGACTTCATGTCGCTCTGGCGCTGCCACAAGCCGACGATTGCCAAGGTGCGCGGCTTCGCGGTGGCGGGCGGCTCCGACATCGCGCTTTGTTGCGACATGGTGGTGATGGCGGAGGATGCGAAGATCGGCTATCCGCCGGCGCGCGTCTGGGGCTGCCCCACCACCGCCATGTGGGTCTACCGCCTCGGGCCCGAACGCGCCAAGCGCATGCTCTTCACCGGCGATCTCGTGACGGGCGCCGAGGCCGCCGAAATGGGCCTCGTCCTCGAAGCGGTGCCGGACGACGATCTCGATGCGCGGGTGGAGGCGCTCGCGGCCCGCATGGCCGGTGTGCCGCGCAACCAGTTGATGATGCAGAAGCTGCTGGTCAATCAGGCCTATGAAAACATGGGGCTGCAGACGACGCAGATGTTCGCGACGCTGTTCGACGGCATCACCCGCCATTCGCCCGAGGGCGTCTGGTTCAAGCAGCGCGCCGAACAGGTCGGCTTCCAGCAGGCGGTGAAGGAACGCGACGGCGACGCGCCCATCGCCGACGGCGTTTCGCGCCCGACCTGGAAATTCTGA
- a CDS encoding TetR/AcrR family transcriptional regulator: protein MQAATASGKRRTALRDHKRKAILAAARRVCDAGGPEALTIRAVAAEAGYVPGAVYSYFAGIDELAIALTAEELGHLARRMREAAEKAKSPADALAAAAREALAATAGNAPHVRLAGRLMSAGALDPDLNRAVTGRVIAVLETLGGPLRAATGLEGAAAHREILCLAAFLIGLRVLEGSGRLEALGFAAETLLAHRLSALPGA from the coding sequence ATGCAGGCGGCTACCGCATCCGGCAAGCGCCGCACGGCCCTGCGCGATCACAAGCGCAAGGCGATCCTCGCCGCCGCGCGCCGCGTCTGCGATGCGGGCGGGCCGGAGGCGCTGACCATCCGCGCCGTCGCCGCCGAAGCGGGCTATGTGCCGGGCGCGGTCTATTCCTATTTCGCCGGTATCGACGAGCTTGCCATCGCGCTCACCGCCGAGGAACTCGGGCATCTCGCAAGGCGCATGCGCGAGGCGGCCGAAAAGGCGAAGTCGCCCGCCGATGCGCTCGCCGCCGCGGCGCGCGAGGCGCTGGCCGCCACCGCCGGCAACGCGCCGCATGTGCGCCTCGCCGGGCGGTTGATGTCGGCCGGCGCGCTCGATCCCGATCTCAACCGCGCCGTCACCGGCCGCGTCATCGCGGTGCTCGAAACGCTGGGCGGGCCCTTGCGCGCCGCGACCGGCCTTGAAGGTGCGGCCGCCCACCGCGAAATCCTCTGCCTCGCCGCCTTCCTGATCGGCCTGCGCGTGCTCGAAGGCTCGGGCCGTCTGGAAGCATTGGGTTTCGCTGCGGAAACCTTGCTGGCGCACCGCCTCTCCGCGCTCCCGGGTGCATGA
- a CDS encoding thioesterase family protein yields MIDTYRGYVSLQECDEMGHMNIQHYISKSSDSSYNLRVALDLGALDQAQTGLGYVALEHHIRFHRELRASDLVVIRSGIVEMREKTMRIYQEMREVLDDRLAATYVIDTGCLDLATRRLTAWPEETRARAAAMAAELPPEALPRSLPKEALERDVSLARADADGMVETNRSVVNTWECDTNNHMNARFFMARFSDAQGHMWAHAGLGRHEQAARGLATATVEIRLAYLRELRAGETLFVRTGIDATDGKTIRYRHWLFSGDTGEPACIAEGAGLLFDKSTRKAVPLPDALRRRG; encoded by the coding sequence ATGATCGACACCTATCGCGGCTATGTCTCGCTGCAGGAATGCGACGAGATGGGCCACATGAACATCCAGCATTACATTTCGAAAAGCTCGGACAGTTCCTACAATCTGCGCGTGGCGCTGGACCTCGGCGCGCTCGATCAGGCGCAGACCGGCCTCGGCTATGTCGCGCTCGAACATCACATCCGCTTCCACCGCGAGCTTCGCGCCAGCGATCTCGTCGTCATTCGCTCCGGCATCGTCGAGATGCGCGAGAAGACGATGCGCATCTATCAGGAGATGCGCGAGGTGCTGGACGACCGCCTGGCCGCCACCTATGTGATCGACACCGGCTGCCTCGATCTCGCGACGCGGCGGCTGACCGCCTGGCCCGAAGAGACGCGGGCCCGCGCCGCCGCGATGGCGGCCGAATTGCCGCCCGAAGCGCTGCCGCGTTCGCTGCCGAAGGAGGCGCTGGAGCGCGACGTGTCGTTGGCCCGCGCCGATGCCGACGGCATGGTCGAGACCAACCGCTCGGTCGTCAACACCTGGGAATGCGACACCAACAATCACATGAATGCGCGCTTCTTCATGGCGCGCTTCTCCGACGCCCAAGGCCACATGTGGGCGCATGCAGGCCTCGGCCGTCACGAGCAGGCGGCCCGCGGCCTCGCCACCGCCACCGTCGAGATAAGGCTTGCCTATCTGCGCGAGTTGCGCGCCGGCGAAACGCTGTTCGTGCGCACCGGCATCGACGCCACCGACGGCAAGACCATCCGCTATCGTCACTGGCTCTTTTCGGGCGACACCGGCGAGCCGGCCTGCATCGCCGAAGGCGCAGGCCTCCTGTTCGACAAGTCGACCCGCAAGGCCGTGCCGCTGCCCGACGCGCTGCGCCGGCGCGGCTGA
- a CDS encoding thioesterase family protein has translation MSEMIEVARSSVQTWESDQMGHMNVQFYVDKAGQGLAALALRLGVGPRFARAEGARFFVRDHHVRFLREQRPGAPFFIRAGILDVHDFGLRVYEEMVNTVSGEVAASFIAEVELLDEESREMKPLPAKVKTAAKALVVELPVHGSPRGLEIYAPRPSPKLADADGMGMVRTWQGEIDAAQCDGQGFLTIRHFMGIVSDGIPNLLAQTSGADRSKTPSVGGAALEYRFVYRRHPRAGDVLTLRSGLKNVGPKIYTWCHWLFDLETGEAIATAEAVAIALDLTTRKAIAIPDEMRANLETLVIEGLGV, from the coding sequence ATGAGCGAGATGATCGAGGTTGCCCGGTCGAGCGTCCAGACCTGGGAAAGCGACCAGATGGGTCACATGAATGTGCAGTTCTATGTCGACAAGGCGGGGCAGGGGCTTGCGGCGCTGGCGCTGCGCCTCGGCGTCGGGCCGCGCTTTGCCCGCGCCGAGGGCGCGCGGTTCTTCGTGCGCGACCATCATGTGCGTTTCCTGCGCGAGCAGCGACCCGGCGCGCCCTTCTTCATCCGCGCCGGCATTCTCGATGTGCACGATTTCGGCCTGCGCGTCTACGAGGAGATGGTCAACACGGTGTCGGGCGAGGTGGCGGCATCCTTCATCGCCGAGGTCGAACTGCTCGACGAGGAAAGCCGCGAGATGAAGCCGCTGCCGGCAAAGGTGAAGACAGCGGCAAAAGCGCTTGTCGTCGAACTGCCGGTGCATGGGAGCCCGCGCGGCCTCGAAATCTATGCGCCGCGCCCGTCGCCGAAGCTTGCCGATGCCGACGGCATGGGCATGGTGCGCACCTGGCAGGGCGAAATCGACGCCGCGCAATGCGACGGTCAGGGCTTCCTGACCATTCGTCATTTCATGGGCATCGTGTCCGACGGTATTCCGAACCTGCTGGCGCAGACCAGCGGCGCAGACCGCTCGAAGACGCCGTCCGTCGGCGGCGCGGCGCTCGAATACCGCTTTGTCTATCGCCGTCATCCGCGCGCGGGCGACGTGCTGACGCTCCGCAGCGGCCTCAAGAATGTCGGCCCGAAAATCTATACCTGGTGCCACTGGCTGTTCGATCTCGAAACCGGCGAGGCCATCGCCACCGCCGAGGCCGTCGCCATCGCGCTCGACCTGACGACGCGCAAGGCGATTGCCATTCCGGACGAAATGCGCGCCAATCTGGAGACACTGGTGATCGAGGGACTTGGTGTCTGA